The following are encoded together in the Planococcus antarcticus DSM 14505 genome:
- a CDS encoding DEAD/DEAH box helicase: MKQIEEFLTGRMWLRNFTPFPKDQIDKAISDGSVSTSPGILDGRQCARCLEKSTKKIIPFFCAACHTICYYCRQCIKMGRISSCTELITWALPSTISPQSHTFHWNGSLTPLQERASQEVQKSLLQKNDHLIYAVCGAGKTELLFPPIFDALKKGLRVCIAAPRTDVVLELTPRVRAVFPNTIVHSLYGDSPEEWGFAQLVIATTHQLYRFIDAFDIVIVDEADAFPFSYDPALKRAVMKAKKKEAPIVYVSATPSDELVKQVSSTSRIFQRFHGHPLPVPEFRSLWSYEKDFAKGKIPTKLAAWVDGKIEKDEPFLVFFPTVELIEQAIILFQKRHPTIEAVHSKDQDRKEKVMKLRKKKIPGVLTSTILERGITIPNVQVAVVGADQPIFDAAALIQISGRTGRAIDYPEGEVIFFHNGIVRQMDKAKKRIISYNREVIK, translated from the coding sequence ATGAAACAAATAGAAGAATTTTTAACAGGCAGGATGTGGCTTAGAAATTTCACTCCTTTTCCAAAAGATCAGATAGATAAAGCCATTTCCGATGGTTCGGTCAGTACCAGCCCAGGCATCTTAGACGGCAGGCAATGTGCCAGATGCCTTGAAAAATCCACGAAAAAAATCATTCCTTTTTTCTGTGCTGCGTGTCATACAATCTGCTATTATTGCCGGCAGTGCATAAAGATGGGGCGCATCAGTTCCTGTACAGAATTGATCACTTGGGCGCTTCCTTCAACGATTTCTCCTCAAAGCCATACATTCCATTGGAATGGCAGTCTCACCCCACTGCAGGAACGGGCTTCACAGGAAGTTCAAAAAAGTCTCTTGCAAAAAAACGATCATCTAATTTATGCCGTATGCGGAGCCGGGAAAACCGAGTTATTGTTTCCACCGATCTTTGATGCTTTGAAGAAAGGGCTGCGCGTTTGTATTGCTGCTCCCAGGACAGATGTAGTTTTAGAGCTCACTCCACGAGTGCGTGCCGTCTTTCCAAATACAATTGTCCATAGTCTGTACGGAGATTCTCCCGAAGAATGGGGGTTTGCACAATTGGTCATTGCGACTACCCATCAGCTGTATCGTTTCATAGATGCTTTTGATATTGTGATTGTCGATGAGGCAGATGCATTTCCTTTTTCCTATGACCCTGCATTAAAAAGAGCAGTTATGAAAGCTAAGAAAAAGGAAGCACCGATTGTCTATGTATCGGCAACCCCTTCAGACGAGTTAGTGAAGCAAGTATCAAGTACTTCCCGGATATTTCAGCGATTTCACGGCCATCCTTTACCGGTTCCGGAATTCCGGTCTTTATGGAGTTATGAGAAGGACTTTGCGAAAGGGAAAATCCCAACAAAACTGGCTGCTTGGGTAGATGGAAAAATAGAGAAGGATGAACCTTTCTTAGTATTTTTTCCGACAGTCGAACTCATTGAACAGGCAATTATCCTATTCCAGAAAAGACATCCTACCATCGAAGCAGTCCATTCTAAAGATCAAGATAGAAAAGAAAAAGTTATGAAACTGCGCAAAAAAAAGATTCCTGGCGTATTGACATCGACCATTCTGGAGCGTGGAATTACCATTCCAAATGTGCAGGTGGCTGTAGTTGGAGCTGACCAGCCAATCTTTGATGCAGCAGCATTGATCCAAATATCAGGGCGCACTGGCCGAGCTATAGACTATCCGGAGGGTGAGGTCATATTTTTTCACAATGGCATTGTTCGACAAATGGATAAAGCAAAAAAACGCATCATTTCTTACAATAGAGAGGTGATAAAGTGA
- a CDS encoding DegV family protein — MKTAIVTDSTAYLPEETRKALNIHMVSLQVTFGSHSHREEDLTEEAFYQKAKEEFPKTSQPPLGEFVTLFNELSGSHDEIVSIHLSSGISGTYAGSQQAAEMVNGIDVYSFDSELTCALQGFYVVKAAKMAENGADAQTILNELNEMKKSLRAYFMVEDLKHLQRGGRLSSAQALIGGMLQIKPILHFQEKVIIPFEKVRTRKKAMNRIVDLLKEDSKDGQKLQATIIHANRPEEAKQWCKELGIACPDVDFEISYFGPVIGTHLGEGAMGLGWVKK; from the coding sequence ATGAAAACAGCAATTGTAACTGACAGTACAGCTTATTTACCTGAAGAAACACGTAAAGCATTGAATATCCACATGGTTTCACTGCAGGTGACGTTCGGCAGTCATTCTCATAGAGAAGAGGATTTGACTGAAGAAGCGTTTTATCAAAAGGCCAAAGAGGAATTCCCGAAAACGTCACAACCGCCATTAGGAGAATTTGTCACTTTGTTTAATGAGCTGTCTGGGAGTCACGATGAAATTGTGTCCATTCATTTATCGAGTGGCATCAGCGGAACTTACGCAGGTTCTCAGCAGGCCGCTGAAATGGTTAATGGAATAGACGTCTATTCATTCGATTCCGAACTCACTTGTGCGCTTCAAGGGTTTTATGTGGTGAAAGCCGCAAAAATGGCTGAAAATGGAGCTGATGCGCAAACCATTTTAAATGAATTGAACGAAATGAAAAAATCTTTACGCGCCTATTTTATGGTTGAAGATCTAAAGCATCTGCAACGTGGGGGAAGATTGTCTAGTGCCCAGGCTTTAATAGGAGGTATGCTACAAATCAAACCGATTTTACATTTTCAAGAAAAAGTCATTATCCCGTTCGAGAAAGTTCGGACACGTAAAAAAGCGATGAATCGGATTGTTGATTTGTTAAAAGAAGATAGTAAAGATGGCCAGAAACTTCAGGCGACAATTATTCATGCAAATCGGCCGGAAGAAGCAAAGCAATGGTGTAAAGAATTGGGAATTGCATGTCCGGATGTGGACTTCGAGATTTCTTATTTTGGACCAGTTATTGGAACACATTTAGGAGAAGGAGCAATGGGTCTTGGTTGGGTGAAGAAATAA
- a CDS encoding DUF4440 domain-containing protein: MMKKMIIAVGLILTLAACSDSEEPSVNENTVEDGNAANENNAIDHGIDETPEESAGFTVDEEGNILAAEVPEEQANELLSAYDEYIAAFNAEDIDRYMKTIAQEPDGFDREEDKAALTQAFEAYDSQYETSDETIVKYEENRAEVFASLNVKMKAADSDDAVEQTARQVVIFKKENDEWKVNGVHLVGN, encoded by the coding sequence ATGATGAAAAAAATGATTATTGCAGTAGGCCTTATTTTAACACTCGCTGCCTGCTCAGATTCCGAAGAGCCTTCAGTCAATGAAAACACAGTCGAAGATGGTAATGCAGCAAATGAAAACAATGCAATCGACCATGGCATTGATGAGACTCCGGAGGAATCAGCCGGCTTTACAGTGGACGAGGAAGGGAATATCCTGGCCGCAGAAGTGCCTGAAGAACAGGCCAATGAGTTATTGTCAGCTTATGATGAGTATATAGCGGCTTTTAACGCTGAAGACATCGACCGTTATATGAAGACCATCGCACAAGAACCGGACGGGTTTGATCGTGAGGAAGACAAAGCTGCATTGACTCAAGCTTTCGAAGCTTACGATAGCCAATATGAAACAAGCGATGAAACGATTGTAAAATACGAAGAGAATCGCGCAGAAGTTTTTGCATCACTTAATGTAAAGATGAAAGCTGCAGATTCGGATGATGCGGTTGAACAGACGGCACGTCAAGTTGTCATATTTAAAAAAGAAAACGACGAGTGGAAAGTAAACGGTGTTCACCTTGTCGGTAACTAA
- a CDS encoding 3'-5' exonuclease, whose protein sequence is MEKRDARQILEQKMKETRPQWNRKQPARPKKYKSSMQKVENYVVLDFETTGLRAGSDKIIQIGAVRYLNHQRKETMYMMVNPQCSISGTITRITGITNNDVENAPVIEEVAHELIAFIGGLPIVAHNAPFDMGFLYALEEITPIPEYTVIDTVKLARRAITQTPNHKLTTLTAFLKLEHDAHDALGDCLATAAIYQYCYDRI, encoded by the coding sequence ATGGAAAAAAGAGATGCAAGACAGATACTGGAACAAAAAATGAAGGAAACGCGCCCTCAATGGAACCGCAAGCAGCCTGCTCGGCCAAAGAAATACAAATCGAGCATGCAGAAAGTGGAAAATTATGTAGTGCTGGATTTTGAAACCACTGGATTGCGTGCGGGAAGCGATAAAATCATCCAAATTGGCGCCGTTAGATACCTCAATCATCAGCGCAAGGAAACCATGTACATGATGGTCAATCCCCAATGCTCTATTTCCGGCACGATCACAAGAATCACCGGCATCACCAATAATGATGTAGAAAATGCGCCTGTCATCGAAGAAGTGGCCCATGAATTGATTGCATTTATAGGTGGTCTGCCCATTGTTGCACATAACGCCCCTTTTGATATGGGATTCCTGTATGCATTGGAAGAAATCACACCGATTCCAGAATACACGGTGATTGACACAGTCAAACTCGCAAGAAGAGCTATTACTCAAACACCCAATCACAAATTGACTACATTGACAGCCTTTTTAAAACTGGAACACGATGCCCACGACGCACTGGGCGATTGCCTAGCAACAGCAGCCATCTACCAATACTGCTACGACCGGATTTAA
- a CDS encoding response regulator transcription factor, which translates to MTKIIIIDDHQLFREGVKRILDFESSFEVVAEGGDGNEVVKLYEENRPDVVLMDINMPQKNGVEATGELIEQFPDAKVIMLSIHDDESYVTHALKTGALGYMLKEMDADAIIQAIKVVAKGGSYLHPKVTRNLVMEFRRLSERENKGSFHQTEIRRPYHLLTKRESEVLQLLTDGQSNRVIGETLFISEKTVKNHVSSILQKMQVNDRTQAVVTAIKNGWVEVR; encoded by the coding sequence ATGACGAAAATAATTATTATTGACGATCATCAATTATTCCGTGAAGGTGTAAAAAGAATTTTAGATTTCGAAAGCTCGTTTGAAGTTGTTGCTGAAGGCGGAGACGGCAACGAAGTCGTTAAATTATATGAAGAAAATAGACCGGATGTGGTATTGATGGATATCAATATGCCACAAAAAAATGGTGTAGAGGCTACTGGTGAATTGATTGAACAATTTCCTGATGCAAAAGTTATTATGCTGTCCATCCACGACGATGAATCTTACGTAACACATGCATTAAAAACCGGTGCTTTAGGTTACATGCTTAAAGAAATGGATGCAGATGCCATTATTCAAGCAATCAAAGTCGTAGCAAAAGGTGGGTCTTATTTACACCCTAAGGTTACACGTAACTTAGTAATGGAGTTCCGTCGTTTGAGTGAACGCGAGAACAAAGGTTCTTTCCATCAAACGGAAATTCGCCGCCCGTATCATTTGTTGACGAAACGTGAAAGTGAAGTTCTTCAATTGTTGACTGATGGACAGAGCAATCGTGTCATCGGTGAAACCTTGTTCATATCTGAGAAAACAGTTAAAAACCACGTATCAAGCATCTTACAGAAAATGCAGGTAAATGACCGGACACAAGCAGTTGTGACCGCAATCAAAAATGGCTGGGTTGAAGTAAGGTAA
- a CDS encoding sensor histidine kinase, producing the protein MAKKISVKAPDSIFNEMVAGIERAKQDIFAISEESRQSYEEMKDELEDVRLNISRVIEAGDFLEDKTRAARRRLAEVSQFFNSFTESQVRQVYEQANDLQVQLSLNRNEEKKYRQKRYKLQRRLQVLLQTIERAENLVNQINVASSYLTSDLENGDEDIGKNKSSQEYSLRIIEAQEEERKRLSREIHDGPAQMMANVLLRSDLIERTYREKGPELAFQEITSLKEMVRQALTEVRRIIYDLRPMALDDLGLVPTLKKYIDTIEEYNKGIKLKFHSNGKEVRLPNRYETAIFRLIQEGISNAIRHGKSTEITIEMEWVKNQVKIIVTDNGTGFDQGIVKNQSFGLTGMKERIELVEGDFFINSSPGNGTVLMFHIPFKEGI; encoded by the coding sequence ATGGCAAAGAAAATCAGCGTTAAAGCACCTGATTCTATTTTTAATGAAATGGTAGCAGGAATAGAACGGGCAAAACAAGATATTTTCGCCATTAGTGAAGAAAGTCGCCAAAGTTATGAAGAAATGAAAGATGAACTTGAAGATGTCCGATTGAATATCTCGCGTGTCATTGAGGCTGGAGATTTTCTTGAAGACAAGACGCGTGCTGCCCGCAGACGTTTAGCGGAAGTATCCCAATTTTTTAATTCTTTTACTGAAAGTCAGGTTCGCCAAGTTTATGAACAGGCAAATGACCTTCAGGTGCAGTTATCACTCAATCGTAATGAAGAAAAAAAGTATCGGCAGAAGCGGTATAAGCTTCAGCGCCGGCTTCAGGTTTTGCTCCAAACGATAGAGCGGGCTGAAAACCTGGTCAATCAAATTAATGTAGCCAGCAGTTATTTGACTTCAGATCTGGAAAATGGAGACGAAGATATCGGTAAGAATAAGTCAAGTCAAGAGTATAGCCTTCGTATCATCGAAGCACAAGAGGAAGAAAGAAAGCGGCTTTCAAGGGAAATCCACGATGGACCTGCACAAATGATGGCAAATGTTCTGCTTCGTTCAGATTTGATTGAAAGAACTTACCGTGAAAAAGGTCCTGAACTAGCATTTCAGGAAATCACTTCATTGAAGGAAATGGTCAGGCAAGCACTTACTGAAGTAAGAAGAATTATTTACGATTTACGGCCAATGGCACTCGATGATCTCGGTTTGGTACCGACTTTAAAGAAATACATCGATACCATTGAAGAATATAATAAGGGGATAAAATTGAAGTTCCACTCAAATGGGAAAGAAGTACGGTTGCCCAATAGATACGAAACTGCTATTTTCCGTCTTATTCAAGAAGGTATTTCAAACGCAATTCGCCATGGGAAATCGACTGAAATTACCATAGAAATGGAATGGGTAAAGAACCAAGTAAAAATTATAGTAACAGATAACGGAACTGGTTTTGATCAAGGGATTGTTAAAAATCAGTCATTCGGCTTAACAGGCATGAAAGAGAGAATCGAATTAGTTGAAGGCGATTTTTTCATTAATTCCTCGCCTGGTAACGGTACGGTCTTAATGTTTCATATTCCTTTCAAAGAGGGTATATAA
- a CDS encoding YigZ family protein translates to MRENYITVGDSANAEILIQKSRFIGHVARAETEQQAIEFIDSIKLLHRSATHNCSAYLIGEHDSIQKANDDGEPSGTAGFPMLEVLKKQGLKDVVIVVTRYYGGIKLGSGGLIRAYGRTASAAISAAGTVERKLHHLMKISIDYTWLGKLENEVRQSPYPLDHLEYKEGVDLYIHVAVEKEEEFINWINELTNGQAQISKEYSEFLDFKLS, encoded by the coding sequence TTGCGAGAAAATTACATAACTGTAGGCGATTCTGCCAATGCAGAAATACTTATCCAAAAATCCAGGTTCATCGGACACGTGGCACGAGCAGAAACTGAACAGCAAGCCATTGAATTTATTGATTCAATAAAACTCCTTCACCGATCCGCTACTCACAATTGTTCTGCTTACCTTATAGGAGAACATGATTCTATCCAGAAAGCGAATGATGATGGAGAACCAAGTGGCACTGCCGGATTCCCTATGCTCGAAGTGCTCAAGAAACAAGGCTTGAAAGACGTAGTGATCGTAGTTACACGCTATTATGGTGGTATTAAATTGGGCAGCGGCGGATTGATACGGGCTTATGGGAGAACGGCATCAGCTGCGATTTCAGCTGCGGGCACTGTAGAAAGAAAGCTTCATCACTTGATGAAAATTTCGATTGACTACACATGGCTCGGCAAGCTGGAAAACGAAGTTCGCCAGTCTCCATACCCATTAGATCACCTCGAGTATAAAGAAGGTGTCGACCTCTATATTCATGTTGCTGTTGAAAAAGAAGAAGAGTTTATTAATTGGATAAACGAGCTGACAAACGGTCAAGCTCAAATCAGTAAAGAATACAGTGAATTTCTGGATTTCAAATTGTCCTAG
- a CDS encoding LCP family protein: MNRKVYRKTKSSRKRTIIKVIATLAVSLLICVSAYGIYLVKKAESAVDTAYEPVGNTNEDVEPLTDNISILFIGVDDSEERNQSDSNIRSDALILATLNNADKSIKLVSIPRDTYTYIPDGGEEDKITHAYAYNGPSSTIESVEELLDVPVDYYLRMNFDAFIDTIDALGGIEVEVPYDITEQDENDSKDAIELKEGIQFLNGSEALALARTRHYDNDIERGKRQQMILESIMNRALSVGSITKYGDVFEAVGDNMKTDMSFQDMRALFEYAKAGKPDVETITLDGYDDMSTGIYYWKLKEESLLEIQDILQSHLGLKPDTSNLTNSGIEQEFAEYPNEGEKTPQ, from the coding sequence ATGAACCGAAAAGTTTATCGAAAAACCAAATCGAGCAGAAAAAGGACCATTATAAAAGTGATTGCCACTTTAGCTGTTTCACTGCTTATCTGCGTGTCTGCCTATGGGATTTACTTGGTCAAAAAAGCCGAGTCAGCGGTGGATACAGCTTATGAGCCAGTAGGCAATACCAATGAAGATGTTGAACCGCTTACCGATAATATCTCCATCTTATTCATTGGAGTCGATGACAGCGAAGAACGCAATCAGAGCGACAGCAATATCCGTTCTGATGCACTCATTCTGGCAACTTTAAACAATGCGGATAAATCCATTAAGTTGGTGAGCATCCCCCGTGATACGTATACGTATATCCCGGATGGAGGAGAAGAAGATAAAATCACCCACGCATATGCTTATAACGGCCCAAGTTCAACCATTGAAAGCGTAGAAGAGTTACTGGATGTACCGGTTGATTATTATCTTCGAATGAATTTCGATGCATTTATTGATACGATCGACGCTCTCGGTGGAATAGAAGTGGAAGTACCATACGATATAACCGAACAGGACGAAAATGATTCAAAAGACGCAATCGAATTAAAAGAAGGAATCCAATTCCTTAACGGCAGCGAAGCTCTTGCGCTTGCCAGAACTCGTCATTACGATAACGACATCGAACGTGGAAAACGCCAACAGATGATCTTGGAATCCATTATGAACCGCGCTTTATCAGTCGGATCGATTACGAAGTATGGAGACGTCTTTGAAGCAGTCGGAGATAACATGAAAACAGATATGAGTTTCCAAGACATGAGAGCATTGTTCGAGTACGCAAAAGCTGGCAAACCAGATGTGGAAACCATTACGTTAGATGGCTACGACGATATGTCCACCGGAATCTACTATTGGAAGCTAAAAGAAGAGTCCTTGCTGGAAATACAAGATATCCTGCAAAGCCACCTGGGATTAAAACCTGACACTTCTAACCTAACCAATAGCGGCATTGAACAAGAGTTTGCAGAATATCCAAATGAAGGCGAAAAAACACCACAATAA
- a CDS encoding glycosyltransferase family 4 protein produces MLYLTMVLAFIASIALTPIVKRIAFRVGAVDRPNYRKVHARIMPRLGGLAIFASFLIAYFILKPQDPISNAIEASFIPIETAIIIGAFLIIITGVLDDMYEISAKAKLIGQLVAAGIVVVGGGLEISFINLPFGGVLDFGYLSIPLTILWIVGITNAINLIDGLDGLAAGVSTVALLTLAAMAFIMGDVYVMSMAALLAASTSGFLVYNFHPAKIFMGDTGALFLGFMISVLALMGFKNVTVVALIIPIIMLGVPISDTFFAIVRRVREKKSISEADKSHLHHCLLNIGFSHSQTVLIIYGIAALFGLAALLFSQATLWGGILLISVMLVAIELFVEVVGLAGKNYRPLLNLVRLKGKEQD; encoded by the coding sequence ATGCTGTACCTTACCATGGTCTTGGCATTTATCGCTTCGATTGCGCTGACTCCGATCGTCAAACGCATTGCCTTTCGCGTAGGAGCAGTTGACCGTCCCAATTACCGAAAAGTTCATGCGAGAATTATGCCGCGTTTAGGTGGATTGGCCATTTTCGCTTCATTCTTAATCGCATACTTCATACTGAAACCACAAGACCCCATATCTAATGCAATTGAAGCTTCTTTCATACCGATTGAAACTGCTATAATCATAGGTGCATTTTTGATTATCATTACCGGCGTACTGGATGATATGTACGAAATTAGTGCCAAAGCGAAATTGATTGGGCAGCTAGTTGCCGCAGGAATTGTGGTGGTCGGTGGTGGACTCGAAATTTCTTTCATCAACTTGCCATTTGGCGGGGTGTTGGATTTTGGCTATTTGAGTATTCCACTAACTATCCTATGGATTGTTGGTATTACCAATGCCATCAATTTGATTGATGGTCTTGATGGATTGGCTGCTGGCGTCTCAACAGTTGCTTTACTAACACTTGCGGCGATGGCTTTTATTATGGGCGATGTCTACGTTATGTCCATGGCTGCTCTTTTGGCAGCTAGCACCTCAGGATTTTTAGTTTACAATTTTCATCCTGCTAAAATCTTTATGGGGGATACAGGTGCTTTGTTTTTAGGATTTATGATTTCAGTATTAGCCTTGATGGGCTTTAAAAACGTTACTGTTGTCGCGCTGATTATCCCAATCATCATGCTGGGTGTCCCGATTTCAGATACGTTTTTCGCTATAGTCCGTCGAGTACGCGAAAAAAAGTCAATTTCGGAAGCGGATAAATCCCATTTGCACCACTGCTTACTGAATATCGGCTTTTCTCATAGCCAAACCGTATTGATTATTTACGGTATTGCAGCCTTGTTCGGACTTGCTGCGCTCCTCTTCTCTCAAGCGACTTTATGGGGAGGGATTTTGCTAATCAGCGTCATGCTGGTGGCAATAGAACTTTTCGTAGAAGTGGTCGGGTTGGCAGGAAAGAATTATCGTCCGCTACTAAACTTGGTGCGGTTGAAAGGCAAGGAACAAGATTGA
- a CDS encoding NAD-dependent epimerase/dehydratase family protein — MKVLIIGGTSFVGRHIVEKLLEKGHEVVLFNRGKSNPSVFPELKRILGDRRKDAAKLANEKWEAVIDTSTYTPADLEPILENILTDHYTFISTISVYTDFKQGPVKENASVFEKKVQGDKVTGETYGPFKVMCERLIEERLGDRALIIRPGIVVGPADPTDRFTYWTIKLNGKGPVLIPGSKKSKVQWIDARDLAEFTVSQMEKKATGIFNVAADSISMEEFVSSLAAGELETTWADDSDLLDKGVQTFELPFWIPISTDFPEGFILVNNEKAKSTGLTLRSLEQSAKDTLEWSKTEGVTQLKAGLDEEKERDLLKSLKK, encoded by the coding sequence ATGAAAGTATTAATTATTGGAGGTACATCTTTTGTAGGACGTCATATAGTGGAGAAGCTCCTAGAAAAAGGACATGAAGTGGTTTTGTTCAATCGCGGGAAAAGTAATCCTAGCGTTTTTCCGGAACTAAAAAGAATTTTAGGTGATCGTAGGAAAGATGCGGCAAAATTAGCAAATGAAAAATGGGAGGCAGTGATAGATACATCAACTTACACTCCTGCAGATTTGGAGCCGATACTTGAAAATATTCTAACGGATCATTATACATTTATTTCTACGATTTCAGTTTATACCGATTTTAAGCAAGGACCGGTTAAGGAAAATGCATCTGTATTTGAAAAGAAAGTGCAAGGAGATAAGGTCACTGGCGAAACCTATGGCCCTTTTAAGGTGATGTGTGAACGGCTTATTGAAGAACGTTTAGGTGATCGAGCTTTGATCATTCGGCCTGGCATTGTCGTTGGGCCTGCTGATCCGACAGACCGGTTTACATACTGGACAATCAAGTTGAATGGCAAAGGTCCTGTCTTGATACCTGGCAGTAAAAAAAGCAAGGTGCAATGGATTGATGCCAGAGATTTAGCGGAATTTACAGTTTCCCAGATGGAGAAGAAAGCAACGGGAATATTCAATGTGGCTGCGGATTCTATATCCATGGAAGAATTTGTTTCGAGTTTAGCCGCTGGAGAGCTGGAAACTACTTGGGCAGATGACAGTGACCTATTGGATAAAGGAGTGCAAACTTTCGAATTACCCTTTTGGATTCCAATTTCAACAGATTTTCCCGAAGGCTTCATACTGGTGAACAACGAAAAGGCGAAAAGCACGGGACTTACATTACGGTCTCTTGAACAATCGGCAAAAGACACGCTTGAATGGAGCAAGACGGAGGGAGTGACCCAGTTAAAGGCAGGGTTAGATGAAGAGAAAGAAAGAGATTTGTTAAAGAGCCTGAAAAAATAA